A single genomic interval of Lathyrus oleraceus cultivar Zhongwan6 chromosome 7, CAAS_Psat_ZW6_1.0, whole genome shotgun sequence harbors:
- the LOC127102006 gene encoding uncharacterized protein LOC127102006 — protein sequence MKGVSTPLSQMYPSPEVEQHSDKDNDSSSSDKDLATEGLRSLGQTMSGKGKSVASHTANASHSEKHDDANIVIDLEDGSSDDQEEILIHHMKPSVAKRMKTRKGKYVAELMSARKAKKTAGIGPSKPWSKVEVKKRKVRGDSEPEEDVEEDVPDISPVKKTTIRKSPIKVPVVHLDNISFHLEDRAVKWKFVIQRKVAIERELGKDVADVKEVMDLIKVAGLLKTVAGFSQCYEGLVKEFILNIPDKNNKEFCKVFVRGKCITFSPTVINNFLGKKIEGAGELEVTDNEVCREIIARQVKVWPVKKHLPAG from the coding sequence ATGAAGGGAGTTTCTACTCCCCTTTCtcaaatgtacccctctcctgaggttgaacaACATAGTGATAAGGATAACGATTCCTCTAGTTCTGACAAGGACTTGGCTACTGAAGGGTTACGCTCTCTAGGGCAGACCATGTCTGGAAAAGGGAAATCTGTGGCTTCTCACACTGCGAATGCTTCCCACTCTGAGAAGCATGATGATGCAAATATTGTGATTGATCTAGAGGATGGTAGCTCTGATGATCAAGAGGAAATCTTGATTCATCACATGAAGCCAAGTGTGGCTAAACGCATGAAGACTCGCAAAGGCAAATATGTGGCTGAACTTATGTCAGCTAGAAAAGCCAAGAAGACTGCTGGTATTGGTCCCTCCAAACCATGGAGCAAGGTTGAAGTaaagaagaggaaggtcagagGTGATTCTGAGCCTGAAgaggatgttgaggaagatgtccctgacatctcgCCTGTGAAGAAAACCACTATTAGGAAGTCTCCTATTAAAGTTCCTGTTGTTCATTTGGATaacatctctttccatcttgaggATAGAGCTGTTaagtggaaatttgtgattcaGAGAAAGGTGGCTATAGAAAGGGAGTTGGGAAAAGATGTTGCTGATgtcaaggaggtcatggacctgataaAGGTTGCTGGGCTGTTAAAGACTGTGGCTGGGTTCTCTCAATGCTATGAAGGTTTAGTTAAGGAATTTATTCTCAACATTCCTGATAAGAACAACAAGGAGTTCTGCAAAGTGTTTGTGAGGGGTAAGTGTATAACATTCTCTCCTACTGTTATTAATAATTTTCTAGGCAAAAAAATTGAGGGTGCAGGTGAATTAGAAGttacagacaatgaggtctgtagagaGATTATAGCTAGGCAGGTGAAAGTTTGGCCTGttaaaaagcatcttcctgctgggtag